In one window of Leptospira sp. WS92.C1 DNA:
- a CDS encoding SPFH domain-containing protein has protein sequence MENFQNIFVTVFWTLFGIYFAYKLYRSIRIVSAQDCIVVEKFGKYSRTLHAGLHLLWPFIEKDAYYHTLKEQATDVPPQTCITKDNVKVEMDGILYLKVLDPHKASYGINDYQFASSQLAQTTMRAIIGTMDLDVTFETRDAINSKILEVLDLATESWGIKVNRYEIVNITPPKSILEAMEKEKKAQITKKAQISLSEGDRDARINRSLGFKEEAINKSEGEKQKRINEAEGVAKEVEAIAIATAKGIELLAQSINSKGGKDAVKLRIGQKFIKEFEKISGKHTEIVLPMNLTNFRSILKSVLGSGDSKD, from the coding sequence ATGGAAAATTTTCAGAACATATTTGTAACCGTATTCTGGACTTTGTTCGGAATCTACTTTGCTTATAAACTTTACCGTTCGATCCGAATCGTCTCCGCGCAGGACTGTATCGTAGTCGAAAAGTTTGGGAAATACAGCAGGACCTTGCACGCCGGTCTTCACCTGCTCTGGCCCTTTATCGAAAAGGACGCATACTATCACACTCTAAAAGAACAAGCGACCGACGTTCCCCCTCAAACCTGTATCACAAAAGACAACGTAAAGGTGGAGATGGACGGAATTTTGTATCTCAAGGTTTTGGATCCTCACAAAGCGAGCTACGGAATCAACGACTATCAATTCGCGTCTTCCCAATTGGCTCAGACTACGATGCGTGCCATCATCGGAACGATGGATTTGGATGTGACTTTCGAAACCAGGGACGCGATCAACAGCAAGATCCTGGAAGTCTTAGACCTCGCAACAGAATCCTGGGGAATCAAAGTCAATCGTTATGAAATCGTAAACATCACTCCTCCAAAATCGATTCTCGAAGCGATGGAAAAAGAGAAAAAAGCGCAAATCACAAAAAAGGCTCAAATCTCACTTTCGGAAGGAGATCGGGACGCAAGGATCAACCGTTCTCTCGGATTTAAGGAAGAAGCAATCAACAAATCCGAAGGAGAAAAACAAAAACGGATCAACGAAGCAGAAGGGGTTGCAAAGGAAGTAGAAGCCATCGCAATCGCTACCGCAAAAGGAATCGAACTTCTGGCTCAGTCGATCAATTCCAAAGGTGGAAAGGACGCGGTCAAGTTACGCATCGGCCAAAAGTTTATCAAAGAATTCGAAAAGATTTCAGGCAAACATACCGAAATCGTTCTTCCGATGAATCTAACGAATTTCCGTTCGATTTTGAAATCGGTTCTCGGATCCGGTGATTCTAAGGATTGA
- a CDS encoding AAA family ATPase produces MNSASKPEPSSGDFPVSEVDFTKTKGFLHSELGALGFSNEDFPVVSSEKKDLKIEFQVSSISKSSLLDCLQILKNHIENLRIHTFEPGYYCIQALNENLFETKNLLDTIRFRFYSGRTKNRVEITKKGDFTREELFATLSLFKFLKSGDVAEAAKPEELLAGLGVEVFNPLDLEKNGRPLTFDQIAGYDGVKQQILESIILPLKNPDMLSAVSKLTRKYPTDTRPRAILFEGDPGVGKTTMARVVSCMTELPLIYVPVESIMSKYYGESAQNMAYVFDAAALFPACLIFLDEIDSLAGSREEGMFEATRKILSVLLRKIDGFSSQRNSITIGATNRKQDLDHALISRFDRTIYFPLPDMDERTKVLETYALHLTEKERIQISERLKGQSGRTIRDFCDLVERKWASYLIEKGLNPVPPPYELYLETSSEPSK; encoded by the coding sequence TTGAACTCCGCTTCCAAACCCGAACCTTCCTCCGGAGACTTTCCCGTTTCCGAAGTGGATTTTACCAAAACCAAAGGTTTTCTTCATTCCGAACTTGGGGCTCTTGGTTTTTCCAACGAAGACTTTCCTGTGGTTTCTTCCGAAAAAAAGGATCTCAAAATTGAATTTCAGGTTTCTTCGATTTCCAAATCCTCTCTTTTAGACTGTCTTCAAATTCTCAAAAATCACATAGAAAATTTGAGAATTCATACCTTTGAACCCGGATACTACTGCATCCAAGCCCTGAATGAGAATCTGTTTGAAACCAAAAATCTCTTAGATACGATCCGATTTCGATTCTACTCTGGCAGGACCAAAAATCGAGTCGAAATCACCAAAAAAGGAGATTTCACAAGGGAAGAATTATTTGCCACACTCTCTCTCTTTAAATTTCTCAAATCTGGAGACGTCGCGGAAGCCGCAAAACCGGAAGAACTTTTGGCAGGGCTTGGGGTGGAAGTTTTCAATCCTCTCGACTTGGAAAAGAATGGGAGACCCTTGACCTTTGATCAAATCGCCGGTTATGATGGTGTCAAACAACAGATCTTAGAATCGATCATTCTTCCTTTAAAAAACCCGGATATGCTTTCCGCAGTTTCCAAACTTACACGGAAATACCCGACGGATACTCGCCCAAGAGCCATTCTTTTTGAAGGAGATCCCGGAGTCGGCAAAACGACGATGGCGAGGGTCGTTTCTTGTATGACAGAGCTTCCGCTGATCTATGTTCCTGTGGAATCGATTATGAGTAAATATTATGGAGAAAGCGCGCAGAACATGGCTTATGTTTTCGACGCTGCCGCCCTCTTCCCCGCCTGTTTGATTTTTTTGGACGAGATCGATTCCCTCGCCGGAAGCAGAGAGGAAGGAATGTTCGAAGCGACCAGAAAGATTCTTTCCGTGCTCCTACGAAAAATCGACGGATTTAGCAGTCAAAGAAATTCGATTACGATCGGCGCGACCAATCGGAAACAGGATCTGGATCACGCCCTCATCTCCCGATTTGACAGGACCATCTACTTTCCGTTACCCGATATGGATGAAAGGACCAAGGTTCTTGAGACATATGCCCTTCACCTGACCGAAAAAGAACGAATCCAGATTTCCGAACGTCTCAAAGGGCAATCCGGTCGTACGATCCGTGATTTTTGCGATTTGGTGGAAAGAAAGTGGGCTTCTTATCTCATTGAAAAAGGATTGAATCCGGTCCCACCGCCGTATGAACTGTATTTGGAAACTAGCTCCGAACCTTCGAAATAA
- the fliN gene encoding flagellar motor switch protein FliN: MGEGSLSQEDIDALLTGGGGDAPVGGGGSGSDFNLSGELDSLLGGGGDALGGGGGSDAPSFADISAALGPSATPTSAPRPSSRQSSPTQSTNLNLLMDVNLALTVELGRTNMYIKDVNGLNEGTVVELDKNVGEDLDILANGRLVGRGKLVAMDDFYGIQITEIVEQSRRL; the protein is encoded by the coding sequence ATGGGAGAAGGGTCACTCTCGCAGGAAGATATAGACGCTCTTTTGACGGGCGGTGGTGGAGATGCACCTGTCGGAGGAGGCGGTAGCGGGTCCGATTTCAATCTCAGTGGGGAATTGGATTCTCTCTTAGGCGGAGGAGGTGACGCTCTTGGCGGCGGAGGGGGATCGGATGCACCTTCGTTTGCGGATATTTCTGCGGCCCTCGGACCTTCTGCAACCCCGACATCGGCTCCAAGGCCCTCTAGCCGTCAATCTTCTCCGACGCAGTCTACAAACCTGAACTTACTCATGGACGTAAACCTGGCTCTGACAGTGGAGCTCGGCAGGACCAATATGTATATCAAGGACGTAAACGGTTTGAACGAAGGAACCGTGGTCGAGTTGGATAAAAACGTTGGAGAGGATCTGGACATTCTCGCAAACGGACGTCTTGTCGGCAGAGGCAAGTTAGTTGCTATGGATGATTTTTACGGGATACAGATCACAGAAATCGTGGAACAAAGTAGAAGACTGTAA
- a CDS encoding peptidylprolyl isomerase has translation MRKFLGIVLFICFLACNRNPFAESRYQPAPYTPSSVVVPRPDQAIVPLPEKPAVYAIFLTTQGNLTVELFDQDAPKTVQNFIDLAQGEKEFLARNGQKVKKPFYDGLTFHRVIKDFMIQGGCPNGDGTGGPGYRFDDEINGKSLGLDKIQAGQAPYYQYQLQRAVANELKIKSREEAEAKREQLEKAFEEAKKLSVLEILFRTGYKYNENVNSHKAIKGALAMANAGPNTNGSQFFINQVDTPHLDGLHTVFGQLVSGSDVVDQIVKAGNSKTTIKKVLIVDKRSIVKPTS, from the coding sequence ATGAGAAAATTTTTAGGAATCGTACTCTTTATCTGTTTTCTGGCCTGCAACCGAAATCCGTTTGCGGAATCCAGATATCAACCCGCACCTTATACACCTTCTTCGGTAGTTGTTCCAAGACCGGATCAAGCGATCGTTCCTTTGCCGGAAAAGCCGGCTGTGTATGCGATTTTTCTAACCACGCAGGGAAATCTAACGGTGGAGCTTTTTGACCAAGACGCTCCCAAAACGGTTCAGAATTTTATTGATCTCGCGCAGGGCGAAAAAGAATTCTTAGCGAGAAACGGACAAAAGGTAAAAAAGCCGTTTTACGACGGACTTACATTTCACAGAGTCATCAAAGATTTTATGATCCAGGGAGGGTGTCCGAACGGGGACGGAACGGGCGGTCCAGGATATCGTTTTGACGACGAAATCAACGGAAAGTCCCTAGGTTTGGATAAGATCCAAGCGGGACAGGCTCCTTACTATCAATATCAATTGCAAAGAGCAGTGGCGAACGAACTGAAGATCAAAAGTCGAGAAGAAGCGGAAGCAAAACGCGAGCAACTCGAAAAGGCGTTTGAGGAAGCAAAAAAATTATCGGTACTCGAGATTCTATTTAGAACCGGATACAAATACAATGAAAACGTAAATTCCCACAAGGCGATCAAGGGAGCGCTCGCGATGGCAAACGCGGGACCGAATACGAACGGTTCTCAATTTTTTATCAATCAAGTGGATACTCCGCATCTGGATGGACTGCATACCGTGTTTGGTCAATTGGTTTCGGGCTCGGACGTCGTTGATCAAATCGTAAAAGCGGGAAATTCAAAAACTACGATTAAAAAAGTTTTGATCGTGGATAAACGATCGATTGTGAAGCCGACTTCATGA
- a CDS encoding SPFH domain-containing protein: MSAGFIFTLFFIALIYLIRKTFIIVPQQYCFVVERVGVFNGALEAGFHFLWPVIEVVKYRQNLKEIAIDIPPQMCITKDNVSISVDGILYLKVVDPYKASYAIENFMLATQQLAQTTLRSEIGKLILDQTFAERDDINSHVVRALDEATDPWGIKVTRYEIKNISPPKEILHEMEEQVKAERVKRAEITISEGEKLSRINRSVGEREEAINVSEGEKMKKINEADGKALEIEVIAAAKAKGIQMIAESISRDGGSEAVNLQITEDYLTGLGTVMSHSKTTILPAELANITGVFEGLSKLTGKLPEIKAPKEKEA, from the coding sequence ATGTCTGCAGGATTTATATTCACGTTATTCTTTATAGCGTTGATCTATCTGATTCGAAAAACGTTCATTATCGTTCCGCAACAGTATTGTTTTGTGGTCGAAAGAGTCGGCGTTTTTAATGGAGCTTTGGAGGCCGGGTTTCATTTTCTCTGGCCTGTCATCGAAGTAGTAAAATACAGACAAAATCTGAAAGAGATCGCGATCGACATTCCTCCGCAGATGTGTATCACCAAGGACAACGTCTCCATTTCCGTGGATGGAATTCTCTATCTCAAAGTGGTGGATCCTTACAAGGCCTCTTATGCGATCGAAAATTTTATGCTGGCGACTCAGCAGTTGGCTCAGACAACCCTTCGTTCCGAAATCGGAAAACTGATCCTGGATCAGACATTCGCGGAGAGGGACGATATCAATTCCCACGTTGTGCGCGCTTTGGACGAGGCGACGGATCCCTGGGGAATCAAGGTTACGAGATACGAAATCAAAAACATTTCTCCTCCGAAAGAAATTCTTCATGAAATGGAAGAACAGGTAAAAGCGGAACGGGTAAAAAGAGCGGAGATCACGATCTCGGAAGGGGAAAAACTTTCGAGAATCAATCGCTCGGTGGGAGAAAGAGAGGAAGCGATCAACGTCTCCGAAGGGGAGAAGATGAAAAAAATCAACGAAGCCGACGGGAAGGCTTTGGAGATCGAAGTCATCGCCGCCGCGAAAGCAAAAGGAATTCAGATGATCGCGGAATCGATCTCCAGAGACGGAGGCTCGGAAGCGGTAAACTTACAAATCACGGAAGATTATCTGACCGGACTTGGAACCGTTATGAGTCATTCCAAGACTACGATTCTTCCGGCGGAACTCGCCAATATCACCGGGGTCTTTGAAGGTCTTTCCAAGTTAACCGGCAAACTGCCTGAAATCAAAGCGCCTAAAGAAAAGGAGGCTTAA
- a CDS encoding NfeD family protein yields the protein MSDFLLSNLPMALWIGGGILLILAEFLIPGTFVAFLGTAGILTGALVYFFAISIGWQLGIWAILSTVLIYAGSQTIRKFFPAQSERAVPENDQIGRLVPVVKDVLVERKGGRVLFQGVEWDAISKTNRIPQGSKARILSRDNLTFLVEPLKLPED from the coding sequence ATGTCCGATTTCCTTCTTTCTAATCTTCCTATGGCTCTATGGATCGGTGGCGGAATTTTACTGATCCTTGCGGAATTTTTGATTCCGGGTACCTTCGTGGCTTTCTTGGGAACCGCCGGAATTCTAACCGGAGCCTTAGTTTATTTCTTCGCTATATCCATAGGTTGGCAGTTGGGAATCTGGGCCATTCTCTCGACCGTTTTGATCTACGCGGGGAGTCAAACGATCCGGAAATTTTTTCCGGCGCAATCCGAACGTGCGGTTCCGGAAAATGATCAGATCGGAAGACTCGTACCGGTGGTAAAAGACGTCCTCGTTGAGCGCAAAGGAGGAAGGGTTTTGTTTCAAGGGGTGGAATGGGATGCGATTTCTAAAACAAACAGGATTCCGCAAGGAAGCAAAGCTCGGATCTTGAGTCGAGACAATCTTACATTCTTAGTGGAACCTCTAAAGCTTCCCGAAGATTAA
- a CDS encoding heme-binding domain-containing protein, with protein MKKKILLILVFTILLLQFLPLIPPVGNNSNEIKAPDEVKKILKRSCYDCHSDLTVWPWYSKIFPINVYLYHHVEEGKTELNFSGWEILTKKERSNQGDSVLETLEESEMPPTDYILLHPSAKISKEDLEILQNWVHTLEEDYHKEK; from the coding sequence ATGAAAAAGAAAATTCTTTTGATCTTGGTTTTTACAATCCTTTTGCTTCAGTTTTTGCCTTTGATTCCGCCGGTTGGAAACAATTCCAACGAGATCAAGGCTCCCGATGAAGTCAAAAAAATACTGAAACGGTCCTGTTACGATTGTCATTCCGATCTTACGGTTTGGCCCTGGTATTCGAAAATTTTTCCAATCAATGTTTACCTCTATCATCACGTGGAAGAGGGAAAGACGGAGCTCAACTTTTCGGGCTGGGAGATTCTGACAAAGAAAGAACGTTCCAATCAAGGGGATTCCGTTTTGGAAACCTTGGAAGAATCGGAGATGCCACCTACAGATTATATTTTACTCCACCCCTCCGCGAAAATTTCAAAAGAGGATTTGGAAATCCTGCAAAATTGGGTTCATACGTTGGAAGAGGATTATCATAAAGAAAAATAA
- the argH gene encoding argininosuccinate lyase produces the protein MTQKEKKLWGGRFQEKASSILERIGESVSFDHKLYREDIQGSIAHAKMLAKIGILNSEEVSKIESSLLQIRSEIEEGKLEFKSELEDIHMHIESRLTELIGETGKKLHTARSRNDQVTQDIRLFILNQGKEILKSIVTLRRSLYEKAKQSVDIIIPGYTHLQVAQPIRASQYLLSWFWALERDQEFFRFALLASEELALGSGAMAGVNYPTDREFLKKELGLSKISHNSMDGVSSRDHILEFVFAASQLMIHASRICEDIILYSSQEFGILKLPDSLTTGSSIMPQKKNPDIAELIRGKAGRVIGNLNHLLVLLKGLPSTYNRDLQEDKLALFDTIETVQISLEGIQAMIEGWVWVPERAESSLKNGFATATDLADFLVNEKKIPFRTAHELVGILVGVCVKQKRTLFDLPESDRISISEFFVGKEYEDAVSLSLSADKKISYGGTSQKRQEEQLKIALESLKQAERLFL, from the coding sequence ATGACTCAAAAAGAAAAAAAACTCTGGGGCGGAAGGTTCCAAGAAAAGGCATCCTCGATTTTGGAGAGGATCGGAGAATCCGTATCCTTTGATCACAAACTCTATCGCGAAGACATCCAAGGAAGTATCGCTCACGCAAAGATGCTCGCAAAAATCGGAATTCTAAACTCGGAAGAAGTTTCCAAGATAGAATCCTCTCTTTTACAAATCCGTTCCGAAATCGAAGAAGGAAAACTCGAATTCAAATCGGAACTCGAAGACATTCATATGCACATAGAATCCCGTCTCACCGAGCTGATCGGAGAGACCGGAAAAAAATTACACACCGCGAGATCGAGAAATGATCAGGTCACTCAGGACATACGGTTGTTTATCTTAAATCAAGGAAAGGAAATTCTCAAATCCATCGTTACGTTGAGAAGATCCTTGTATGAAAAAGCGAAACAGAGCGTGGATATCATCATCCCGGGTTATACACATCTCCAAGTCGCTCAGCCGATCCGTGCTTCCCAGTATTTGCTTTCCTGGTTCTGGGCCTTGGAAAGAGATCAGGAATTTTTTCGGTTCGCGCTTTTGGCCTCCGAAGAATTGGCATTGGGTTCCGGAGCCATGGCCGGGGTCAATTATCCGACCGATCGTGAATTCTTAAAAAAGGAATTGGGTCTTTCTAAAATTTCCCACAATTCCATGGACGGGGTTTCGAGCAGAGATCATATTTTAGAATTTGTATTTGCCGCTTCGCAATTGATGATTCACGCGTCGCGAATCTGCGAGGACATCATTCTATATTCTTCTCAAGAATTTGGAATTTTGAAACTGCCGGATTCGCTGACCACGGGATCTTCGATCATGCCTCAAAAGAAAAATCCGGATATCGCGGAATTGATTCGGGGAAAGGCGGGTAGGGTGATCGGAAATCTGAATCATCTTCTTGTTTTGCTAAAAGGACTTCCTTCCACTTACAACCGAGATCTTCAGGAAGATAAACTCGCCTTGTTTGATACGATCGAAACCGTTCAAATCAGTTTGGAGGGAATCCAAGCAATGATCGAAGGTTGGGTCTGGGTTCCAGAGAGGGCAGAATCTTCTCTCAAAAACGGATTTGCTACCGCAACCGATCTCGCCGATTTTCTTGTGAATGAAAAAAAGATTCCGTTTCGAACCGCTCACGAGTTGGTGGGAATCTTAGTTGGAGTCTGTGTGAAACAAAAAAGAACCCTTTTTGATCTGCCGGAATCGGATCGGATTTCCATTTCCGAATTTTTTGTCGGTAAGGAATACGAGGACGCGGTTTCTCTTTCTCTTTCCGCGGATAAAAAAATTTCCTACGGAGGAACTTCCCAAAAAAGACAAGAGGAGCAACTAAAAATTGCGCTGGAATCTTTAAAGCAAGCTGAAAGATTGTTTCTATGA